A region of the Calditrichota bacterium genome:
GCGATGCCCCTTACAATGCCGACTATATTCGTGAAGTGAAATCCACAAAAGATCCCCGAATTATTTTTACGGGCTATGTCTTTGGGGATGACTATGCCGAGTTACAGTCGAATGCCTATTTGTATATTCAGGCTACCGAAGTGGGTGGTACGCACCCGGCATTGTTGGAAGGCATGGGGTTTGGTAATTGTGTTTTGGCCAATGACGTTCCTGAGCATCGTGAGGTCGTAGGGAATACGGGTTTTTATTTCCGAAAGGATATCGAGGACCTGTCTCAAAAGATTCAGTATTTGACGTCCCTGTCCGAAGACGAAATTGAAAAATATCGCGCGATGGCCAAAGAAAGAATTAACCGCTATTACACGTGGGATGCAGTTGTGAACCAGTACAACGCGCTCTTTGAACAGTTAGCCCAAAACAAAAATCCCCTAAAAAGATAGATCATGAATCCGGAAAAACTCGTTCTTTTTCTTGTTATTGGTCTGGTTTGCGCAGCCGCCTCTTTTGCGGTAAATGATAAAAAAGGCTATCTTCTTTTTTTAATTGCGTTGTTTTTACCCTTTCGCTCAGGCCTTATTTTTTACCATTACAATGGTATTATTTTAATTGATTTTCCGCTTTTTCTCCTGTTCATTCTCAGTTTAGGGGGAGATACCCGGTTTCGCTGGTCTTTTCCCATCGTGGGCACGCCCCTCATTGCGTTTATTATTTGGTCATTCCTAGCATCCATTACCGCAATGAATATTGGCTGGGGAATCAGTCAGTGGACGCGGTTTTTTCGGGCGTATCTCGTGTTTATTGTAATTGTCAACAACATTACATCCTTTTCGCGTCTCAAATACTTTTTAAACGGATTCTTGTCCGGATTTGCCTTTCAAGCCTTGTTGGGGGTTTATCAATGGCGCTATGGTCCTGCCGGTCTGTGGATTTTGGAAGAGGTCGGGTTTCCCTGGAGGGCCTCAGGAACGTTTATTCATCCGGCCATGTTTGCCGATTATTTGGCCTTTTTCTTGCCGGTTCTCTTAAGACTCTTTGCCTTTTTGCCGCAGAAAAAGGTGACCCAAAATTTATTTTACGGAGTATGGTTTATTTTCGGTTTGGGAGCCCTGTTCGGAAGTTATGCCAGGGGTGTTTGGCTGGGTTTCTTTGTAGCGGTGTTTTTTATGATGTCGTATAGTATTATCAATCGAAAGCTAAAACCACGGGTAAAAATGGCCTTTGTCATTCTATCGTTTTTGGCGTTGGTTTTTGTTATCCATTATGCCGATACCATTTCCTCTCAATTTGAAAGCAAGGATCGACAGCGTTCGGCAGAGGTTCGAATCCCGTTGAATAAGCTGGCCTTGCGGATGATTGCGTCACACCCGATTTTGGGGGTAGGCCCCGACAATTATCGACTGGCATCTCCAAAATATGTGGTCTATGATGAGACAACGGTTGGGTACGGTTATTTTGAATTAACCCAAATTGTTCATAATTCGTATCTATTGTTAGCCTCTGAATTGGGCATTCCCGGGCTGCTTTTTTTCCTGTGGTTTGTTGTAACCATTTTTATAGTGGGGTGGAAAACCATTAAATCAAAACATCCCCTTATTTCCAATCTGGCCATCGGGCTTCTTGCCGGAATGGGGGCCAATTTGATAGAGTATTTAACGGGGCCGGATTTGCTGGATTACCAGATCACGATGCTTTTTGCCTCGTGTACGGCTCTCATCTATGTACTTTTCCGCTTTAATGTGATTCTTGAGAAGAAATTAAAATTTGAAAAAATCAAGCAAATGCAATCCAGGAAATAGATATCAATTATGGAAGTGACCCACAAGATTGTAATTATTCCGGCATTTAATGAGGAAAAAAATCTGCCGAATGTGCTTTTGGAGCTGAAAAAATATGATCCGTCCCTGCATATTGTGGTTGTGGATGACGGGTCCAGTGACCGTACGGCGCACGTGGCAAGAAAATTGCA
Encoded here:
- a CDS encoding O-antigen ligase family protein, translating into MNPEKLVLFLVIGLVCAAASFAVNDKKGYLLFLIALFLPFRSGLIFYHYNGIILIDFPLFLLFILSLGGDTRFRWSFPIVGTPLIAFIIWSFLASITAMNIGWGISQWTRFFRAYLVFIVIVNNITSFSRLKYFLNGFLSGFAFQALLGVYQWRYGPAGLWILEEVGFPWRASGTFIHPAMFADYLAFFLPVLLRLFAFLPQKKVTQNLFYGVWFIFGLGALFGSYARGVWLGFFVAVFFMMSYSIINRKLKPRVKMAFVILSFLALVFVIHYADTISSQFESKDRQRSAEVRIPLNKLALRMIASHPILGVGPDNYRLASPKYVVYDETTVGYGYFELTQIVHNSYLLLASELGIPGLLFFLWFVVTIFIVGWKTIKSKHPLISNLAIGLLAGMGANLIEYLTGPDLLDYQITMLFASCTALIYVLFRFNVILEKKLKFEKIKQMQSRK